In the genome of Quercus robur chromosome 3, dhQueRobu3.1, whole genome shotgun sequence, one region contains:
- the LOC126717220 gene encoding uncharacterized protein LOC126717220: protein MEQENNKEAETPVKTLPESNMNKQEENKEAVEAHEKASSKPDSKKNEAGPSRNKTPRSLKAKSKISKKPLASNSLNTGKDNVGAHVRRRQRRRKKKQIWKGNKESSNNEEQDVNKLRSREESKEKNIVIGERNNKRQRPQKNQEKISELEKRKQKMRNKGNNGGSNNSIKSQKNKENHDGRERNQNKEKKEEKLGGLIFMCNSKTKPDCFRYSVMGVSSSKKDLVMSIKPGLKLFLFDFDLKLLYGIYKASSSGGMKLEPRAFGGAFPVQVRFTVEKDCFPLSEAVFKKAIKEIYNEKNKFKTELTVRQVRKLTELFRPAGVLSNAHSVHSPQVARVYDQTREVNERGREVWPYSHNETLPRDPYSNGDFTSYPLLSHERDQRIAHRDVTSISRGEIPRELYLTEREYRAYGLQGEIKNLSTPSQFTPTLEMYQKEYEREHLPRQPDYLYRDAIPAQRETLSIDPLYINEKEYQAYGLGARRELPPAVPVATVTSATALGSYANDPYYAYRYGALSGDPYLPSVRREEVPSRSYSVGGTFPGETAHLRRIETDQGADRSYSTYAADALLRYDQTENRQVAQPEAVSVPVSSRYSFAGPSFSFR, encoded by the exons ATGGAACAAGAAAATAACAAGGAAGCAGAGACTCCTGTGAAGACATTACCAGAGTCTAACATGAATaaacaagaagaaaacaaagaggcAGTGGAGGCACATGAAAAGGCATCTAGTAAACCAGATTCTAAAAAGAATGAAGCAGGGCCATCAAGAAATAAAACTCCAAGATCATTAAAGGCcaaatccaaaatttcaaagaagCCTCTTGCTAGTAACTCGTTGAACACAGGAAAAGATAATGTTGGTGCACATGTTCGGAGAAGACaaaggaggaggaagaagaagcaaataTGGAAGGGCAACAAAGAAAGTAGCAACAATGAGGAACAAGATGTTAATAAGCTAAGGTCTAGAGAAGAAAGCAAAGAGAAGAATATTGTTATTGGAGAGCGTAATAATAAGAGGCAACGGCCTCAAAAGAACCAAGAGAAGATCTCTGAGTTAGAAAAGCGcaaacaaaaaatgagaaacaaaGGAAATAATGGTGGGTCCAATAATAGTATAAAGAGtcaaaagaataaagaaaatcatgATGGCAGGGAAAGGAACCAAAataaggagaagaaagaagaaaaacttggTGGCTTGATCTTCATGTGCAATTCAAAGACAAAGCCAGATTGTTTCCGCTATTCTGTAATGGGTGTTTCATCAAGTAAAAAAGATCTTGTGATGAGTATCAAACCCGGGCTTAAACtatttctctttgattttgatCTGAAGCTTCTGTATGGGATTTATAAGGCATCGTCTTCTGGGGGCATGAAACTTGAGCCAAGAGCTTTTGGTGGTGCTTTTCCTGTTCAG gtGCGGTTCACAGTTGAGAAGGATTGTTTCCCACTATCCGAGGCTGTTTTTAAGAAGGCAATCAAGGAAATTTATAATGAAAAGAACAAATTCAAAACAGAACTTACTGTTAGACAA GTTAGGAAGCTCACAGAACTTTTCCGACCAGCTGGGGTCCTCTCAAATGCACACTCTGTCCACTCTCCACAAGTTGCTAGAGTTTATGATCAAACTCGGGAAGTTAatgaaagaggaagagaagttTGGCCCTATTCTCACAACGAAACACTCCCTAGGGATCCTTATTCCAATGGTGATTTTACTAGTTATCCCTTGCTGTCTCATGAAAGGGATCAGCGTATTGCACACAGAGATGTGACTTCCATATCAAGAGGGGAAATTCCTCGTGAATTATATCTAACTGAAAGGGAGTATCGAGCTTATGGTCTTCAGGGagagataaaaaatttaagtaccCCATCCCAATTTACGCCTACTTTAGAAATGTACCAGAAAGAATATGAAAGAGAGCACCTTCCAAGACAGCCAGACTATCTATACAGGGATGCCATCCCTGCGCAGAGAGAAACTCTTAGTATTGACCCTCTCTACATTAATGAGAAAGAGTATCAGGCTTATGGTCTTGGTGCTAGACGAGAATTGCCACCCGCAGTTCCTGTAGCAACTGTGACATCTGCTACTGCTTTAGGCTCCTATGCAAATGATCCATATTACGCCTATCGTTATGGTGCTTTATCAGGGGACCCATATTTACCATCTGTGAGGAGAGAGGAAGTCCCTTCCAGATCTTATTCTGTTGGTGGAACGTTTCCAGGAGAGACTGCACATTTACGCAGGATAGAGACTGATCAAGGAGCGGATAGGTCATACTCCACATATGCTGCTGATGCCCTACTGCGTTATGACCAGACAGAGAACCGTCAGGTTGCCCAGCCTGAAGCTGTATCTGTGCCAGTTTCATCTCGGTACTCTTTTGCGGGTCCATCATTCTCATTCCGCTGA